The stretch of DNA gtcgtgcctTCTGAATTGTTGGACGTGATCCAGTACGCTCagcacacccgcggtgcgacgtgtggAACAAAGAATAAGCCATTTGCCCtcaccatgcaagatatatatatgaagTGTCTTCATCCTTTCATTCAGCAGGAAAGCACTGAGAGAGACTCCAGGAAAGCTCAAGAATCTTCATAGCTTAAGAATTTGATTGTGAAACATCTAACCACCAGATTTTTTATCCGAATTCATATTTGTGCTCCTTGTATCATTAGCTTCGAAAGGATTTAAGTATCATTGTCTTTCAGCAGGTTTTGAGGTTGAAATGTCGGAGAAATCAGATTTTGATTACTATTgtgtgttcttatgattattgtGAAATGATATTCGTAActggattgaagaacggatatgATATGCGATCTTTTTCATGTTCCAGCATGTCTTGACTTgggtatatgcagatttcagcataGTAGATTTTGTTATCATGAGAATTATGAGTTATGGTTGTAGATTATTGATGTTTgaattgatcggtatcgagagATTACGCCGTTGTGCCATTGAAATGTACCGAGATCGAATATTGATCCGTATGTGTATTGATTTGAactagagattgatagaatgtatcttgaatatgtcatttcagatttttcttgACAAGCTTCGTCATAGAGACCTCCACAGAGACAAAGACTGAACAACGAAAGCTATAATTCAATGTTTGATTGGGGAAGTATAACTCGAATCAGATCCGGTTTAGGTTTCCCACAAACCACATACTAGATTTCTATACCTTGCTATGtttatgctttatattgatttatatacaagcattgagataggagagtcattagCAGATATGCCAAGTTCTAGAagttcggtggtatcgaggcataggagaagatcgactccgattgtagatattcgatacagacagggccgaagtctaggaataagacttaccgccaccccgatcgggagagttggtgggagacttgttacgtcttattcacaccgggatccctagacttagaTATTAGTCAATTCAAAGAATAAGAGTCGAAgagttttatctgtattcaaTAATGTGTCTTAATTACTGAttcatgtattatgattttgtattttcttgcatgatatgcatgtatacatgttttatactgggatttgttctcaccggagtttccggctgttgttgtgtctgtatgtgtgcataaaaataggtgggacaagatcagggtcgagacCAAGATGAGAGActggatagcgtggtgactacgggcgtaGAAGATGGACTAGTAGTTTTACCTTTGATATGTAATGTGTTTAAAATACTAGTTTGTTTAAGTATGTAATGAAACAAGACATGTACCTACtttattgaaaataaaatagaggtatcatttgtgtatgatttatatacaattttttgatattaaaagcaaaattttgacccacattttctagcgaagatccaattaatcccaaagatagtcgagttagagcccgggtccccacaacaggtggtatcagagcgatatatcctttagactgagatagaataggaTGATCGGGGGTAGATTGAATCCTCTTCTTTGCTTTtcttgtgctagcatgatttattgctttcactattacatgttgtcttgttatctgagttgattacaacATGTATTTGCAAAGACTAATTCATAACCGATTCTGTATCAGAGGTATAtaatcagaggaggactgagacatattgtatagattgtgtactaatccgtTTGATAATCAAGTATGCTTCCTCGGCAAGTACCGAAACCAGTAGCAGGTCGAGCACCAGAGCAGGGCAGTACTTACaatgatccgatggatgtgaccgctacaccgatggagactttgctgaaaaggtttcacTCGTTTCGACCACCGAAACTGAAGGGCACAGAAAGTTCAGTTGAGTGTGAAAGTTGGCTCGATGacatcgagatgttatttgaatcTCTTGACTATACCGATGAGCGACGAGTTAAACTTATTGGGCATCAACTGCAAGAAGTTGCAAAGAACAGGTGGCTTACCAcgaagagagcattggagcatcgtGGTACAGAGATCACATGGAATGTTTTTAAAGCAGatttctatcagcgattctttctcGTGTCCTACCGGAAAGACAAAGGTGCTGAAATTTCCAATCTGAGACATGGacagctgaatattgaagaatatgtggcaaAGTTTTCGATATTactccgatttgctcctcatgttgcAGAGAATGACGAGGCCGTtgcagatcagtttatcaatggcttgaatccgaaaatctttaccttggtgaataccggtagACCGAACAACTTTTCAGATGTCTTGAACCGTGCCAAGGGGGCAGAAgctggattgcttaggcaacgaagCACTTCTTATGTCGCTCCGACTTCGAGACCGCCACAACCCTCAATTCAACCATCTCACAGATTCGAGagtggtggtagtagcagtggcaagaaagaccagctgaaagtgaagggcaaacagttcaagagattagggagcagttcgtcgagctccagtggatcacgACAGAGAGGTCCGGGTCAGAGTACTGAGTATACAGGTGtgtattgcagttcttgtggaggcagacatgccaccgagcagtgtcagggtgtgATGGGTTCCTGtaacatctgcagacagcagggacatttcgccagggTATGTCCACAGAAAGGGGTACAACAAACTCAGAGTGTAGGAGCATCTGGttcagtgactcagcctgagaggcaagcatcatctgttcattcctttcaaacaacccctacacagacccagctccgagccagaggtagccagacggtgagccaacctcccaggtAGCAGGCTTGAGTATTTGCATTGACGTAAGAGCAGgcccaagatgcaccagacaatgtgatagcaggtaactgttttctttgcggttatcctgcttatgtattgatagatacgggtgcatctcatacattcatttctgaaacctttgcattgatgcatgctttCCCTGTCGAatcattatctgctgtagtatTTATTTCTTCTCCATTGGGTAGTGGTCTTATATCCGTGACTtcggttagacattgtatattacagtttgagggtcatgagattgacttagattgCATTGTGCTTGgattagctgattttgactgtattgtttggattgatatgttaaccaagtacagagccactgtatattgtttccagaagattgtcagattcagaccagagatggctgacgagtggaaattctacggtaagggttccagatctcggattcccttagtatctatTTTGACGATGACGagattgttacagaaaagagcagaggtattccttgtttattcagtagatctactgaaatcaaGCCCAGCATtgacagatctgccagtggtatgtgaatttgctgatgtattcccagatgagattccaggattacctccagccccagaggtagattttagtattgatctcctaccaggtactgttcctatatcgcGAGCTCCTTATAGAATGACAcctattgaattgaaagaattgaaagaacagctcGAAGATTTATTAACCAAaggttacatcagaccgagtgtgtctccttggggtgctccggtactgtttgttcggaagaaagacggttcgatgagattgtgtattgattaccggcaactgaactaggcaacggtaaagaacaaatatccattgcctcgtatcgacgatttattttaTCAGTTGCAGCGATCCTCTggctattccaagattgatctgagatctggatatcactaGCTGAGAGTCCGAGATGTTGATAAACtgaagacagcgtttcgaaccaagtatggacattatgaatttattgtcatgcctttcggtttaacGAATGATCCAGCAGTGTTTATGGGACTAATGAACCGTgttttcagaaatatttagatgagtttgttattgtttttattgaagATATTCTGGTATATTCCAAGAGTCTGATCGAGCATGCCGAACATTTAAGAATTGTATTGTAAACCTtgagaaatgagaaattatatgctaaactgtcaaagtgtgagttttggctgagacatgttgtctttttggggcatatcatatctggagacggtatttctgttgatccgagtaaagttgaagctgtgatcagttggcctagaccgacatcagtgacagagatgcgcagtttcatgggtttagcagggtactatcgacgatttattaaagatttctccagtattgcgaagccgatTATCCAAttaacacagaagaatgcgcaatttgtgtggtctgaagcctgtgagtctagcttcttggagttgaagaaaagactgaccagtgctcctgtATTGACTATCCCTTCagatactggtgattttgttgtatattgtgatgcatctcacagagggctaggatgtgttttgatgcagcgggggcatgtcattgcttatgcctcgagacaattgaagccacatgagactcgttacccaattcatgatcttgaattggcggctattgtatttgcactgaagatatggcgacaatatctctacggcgaaaagtttgaaatttattctgatcataagagcttgaagtatctgttttctcaatcagagttgaatatgagacaacgaagatggcttgatctgctgaaaaactttgattgcgagatcaagtattatccaggaaagtcaaatgcagcagcggatgccttgagtcgaaaggtatgttcttcaTCCTTATCggcgataggtgtttcgaatttgattgaagatcgctgtttgtctggactagcatttgatacagatagtagaccattGCGACTTGCTACGATTCAAGTGGAACCAGATTTGATTGTTCCCATTAAAGAAGCATAGAAAAATGATTCGAATGTCCAGAAGTCGATTGAATTTgtcagatcaggacatcattctgagtatcaggtacatgatcatgttttgtatgtgaataaccatcTTGTAGTgacagatgtttcagatttgaaacaacagatattgtcagaagcgcactgtagtcggttcagtattcatcctggtggcagaaagatgtacaacgatctcaagacacagttttggtggaaaaagatgaaatcagacattgcagagtttgtatctaagtgtttgaattgtcaacaggtgaaagctgagagaaagaaacccggaggtttacttcagagcttatcgattcctgaatggaaatgggatcacatttccatggattttgttacgaagttaccacaatcatcccgaggctgtgatgcgatttgggttgtgatagacagattgaccaaatcttcaTGGATTATTctgtacagaatgacgtactgacatgatcagatggcagagatatatgtcagagagaTAGTTCGATTActtggtgtgccgaagtctatcatatcagatcgtgattcacgattcacttcatacttttggcacagtctgtagcaagctctaggtacgacattgcagctgagcactgcttaccatccccagacagacggacagtcagagcggactatccagacattagaggatatgctgagagctgtagtgctagattttggcactagttggcaagattcactacctctttgtgaattctcgtacaacaacagctatcagacgagcatcgagatggcaccgtttgaagctttatacggaaagaagtgaaGATCtcctctatattgggatgatgtaTCTGAAGTActagaacttgggcctgatatgattcatgaaatgactgagaaagtaaaactgattcagaaaagaatgattACGGCACAAGATAGACAGGCGAAGTATGCGAAcattagacgtagaccgttagtgtttgaacagggagacagagtattcttcaagatttctccattcaaagGCGTTATCAGATTTGGAAACGTGGAGAGTTGTcacctagatacatcggtccatacgagattcttgagaagattggcgatcgtgTCTATCGACTCGCCATTCCGCCTTCTTTATCtaggatacatgatgtcttccatgtatcgatgctgcgtagatatatgcctaatgcttctcatgtcattcagcctgaggAAGCCGAGCTTGACGACACTTTAAGTTAtattgaacagccaactcagattctagatcagaaagaaaaacaacttagaacgaagactattccgctagtgaaagttcagtggagtcatcatggcatcgaagaagggacttgggagacagaatcagTGATGAGACAGAGATATACAGAGTTATTTCCATGAcgtaagtatttattcagcttttgattatattgcttgcgagttcgaggacgaactcatatctaagagggggagaaatgtaatgcctgattTTTAGTTTGATGCTTTTGAATTATCTCATATTATGAATAAGGGAAAGGAAGAACAGACATGGAGAGGCGACGTCGCAATTCGAGTTTTGGTGGTACAGTAGAGTCAGTGCACCCGCACCATAAAagtgaccgcacctgcggtgttgggACAGAGGGGGCAACACACCTGCGGTATAAAATGCACTGCACCTGCGGTCGTGCCTTTTGAATTGTTGGACGTGATCCAGTACACTCAGCGTACTTGCGGTGCAGAGcgagcgcacccacggtgcgaCGTGTGGAACAAAGAATAAGCCATTTTCCCTCAActtgcaagatatatatatgaagTGTCTTCAACCTTTCATTCAGCAGGAAAGCACCGAGAGAGACTCCATGAAAGCTCAAGAATCTTCATAGCTTAAGAATTTGATTGTGAAACATCCAACGACCCGATTTTCGATCCGAGTTCATATTTGTGCTCCTTGTATCATTAGCTTCGAAAGGATGCAAGTATTATTGTCTTTCAGCAGGTTTTGAGGTTGAAATGTTGGAGAAATCAGATTTTGATTACTATTgtgtgttcttatgattattgtGAAATGATATTCgtaaccggattgaagaacgaaTATGATAtgtgtaatagccaagcctggtgtacggtacggtttaagttttcttatgattattgattaattggtTAAGATTTAGTTAGTGTGATGTTAAGATTTatatttgggttttagtattgttggttataatTGTTTCGTGGTATTGTCGTTGTTAGTTGTGGTGTAGTTGTTTTGTATCAGCGTTGCGATTCGATCTTTGTTGCGTAGAGTTGGTTGTTGGCTTcaggggtgaccgcacccgcgctcagtaagaggaccgcacccgcggtcattatttatgaattttgattGGTTTGTCGAGAGGACACAACGCCCGCGGTGTGattgttaccgcacccgcggtggaggcaCCGCAACCGTGGTAAGTTTCAGAGCGCACCTGAGGTcgacattttcagatttttggttGTGATGCTGAGGgcatagtgcacccgcggtgcatgttggagcgcacccgcggtagatgaATAGTGAAAGCGTGTTTTCGGATTTTAAGTGTTTAAATGCAAGAGTTGgtctcatttttctcatttcttttCCCCCATTCTCGAATTTCTCTCCTTGGAGCTAGGTTTTCCTCATTTCCTTTCCATTCCTTTCGTTGATTCAAGCCTCTTGGTGGATTATTGTTGAGAGAACTAAGTTATCAttggttcaaggagctaaggtaagcattttggtttagttattcttggttttggtatGAGAGATGTTATGAGTTTGtggattgtgttggttttatggcttTTATGGTATTATTGTTAGAttattgagttgttgatggtgtaaattatggattattgttgtaggtggtgtaccaagaatTTAGATTCAAgggttctattggttgtaagtggaatttcattccttttgctcacatgataatatatgtattgtatttcaatggttttaatgtgccattcccttcatttgattcatgattatgtattgatacacttgttatatatattggaggcatttttatgtctcaattattgtaaAATGGAATACAAGAGATTAAAGTCTTCAAAttgtttgatgaaatgccaaagagagaatttaaatgattttttgattgatagatacatagttagagattgcatgcaattatttgatcaatgaccataggcttatatccctcagagttatcgatttatatcgatgggatataggtacagagacagagatactatatagatatcaatccaacagagaaaagagaaataccatcttattgttatgttGCTATGTTATTCTTAATtaaagagttgatggtatttattgatttcaaagctatgtgttcagagtatgctatgtacattgctatgtaagagttccacttgctgagttttatactcatttcagtttattcatgtgatgcagataagagcgacgggccgggacgttgattggggccggagtcatatgcatatagttGGAAGGAAGAAGGCCATTTTGCaaacattttggacatgatcgtagaaatgatattttgtattttgttacctcatttgaatgatcatttATTTACATTTTATTGTAAATGTTTCATGGTAGTTGATTTTGAATCCTTCCTTGCCttcaaagaaaattttaaattccgctgttattttattaaatgaggtcagaggtgtcacatttagtggtatcagaggaccgttcttcggaccaatgcatatgacttcgtctactttcaacagtccgggtatgtcttcttctacatctattctttgttatctattgatttgttttgtgtgagcacattgtagagtatgcctcctaagaggaaagccgtagacggtgaggatagttcttcctctagaattgtcgatgagttcggcaagttgttgaaagagcaagccaaggtccatagtgagcagatccaacagTTGCTGCGTATGCAAGGTACAAGCCATGGTAGAGGACAtggtagaggccaagtggctcATGCAGTGGGAACcgatgggatctttactgctttcaagaggatggatccgcctgaatttgcaggaagcaccGATCCGTTGGTGGCCGTAGAATGGATCAAGGCACTTGAGGCTATTTTTGATCATCTTAACTATGAAGATAATGacataatcagttgtgcagtgttcatgttagtcaaagttgcacgtatttggtggaatgctaccaaggttagTGTGGACGTTCCAgctttgaagtggcaagagttcactgaTTTGTTCTATGACTAGTATTTCCCAGACG from Primulina eburnea isolate SZY01 chromosome 6, ASM2296580v1, whole genome shotgun sequence encodes:
- the LOC140835348 gene encoding uncharacterized protein, with product METLLKRFHSFRPPKLKGTESSVECESWLDDIEMLFESLDYTDERRVKLIGHQLQEVAKNRWLTTKRALEHRGTEITWNVFKADFYQRFFLVSYRKDKGAEISNLRHGQLNIEEYVAKFSILLRFAPHVAENDEATAGTFRQGMSTERGTTNSECRSIWFSDSA